The genome window CAGATCGGTGATGCGCCGGCCGAGACCGGCGGGCAGGCCCTCCCCGGCCGACACTGCGGCCCGGACGGAGGCGAAGCACGCCTCGTGCCCGTCCGCCCGCTCCGCGACCAGAGCCGCGTACTGGGAGGGCACCGAGTAGAGCAGGGTCACCCGGTGGCGTACGACGAGCTCGTCCACGACGGCGGGGTTCGGATGGCGGTCCACCAGGACCGCCGAGGAGCCGGAGAACAGCGGGAAGACGAAGGCGTTGCCGAAGCCGTAGGCGAAGAACAGCTTCGACACCGAGAGGGTGACGTCGTCGGGGGTGATCCGCAGCAGCCGGCGGCCGATGAGGTCGTGGTACGCCTTGGGGTCGCCGTGGCCGTGGACAACTCCCTTGGGGCGGCCGGTGGTTCCGGAGGTGTACTGGATGTAGAGCGGGGTGTGCCGGTCGGCCTGGTGGGCGGCGGTCGTGGGCGGTGCGGTCCGGGTGAGCGCGACGAGTTGGTCGGCGCCGAGCCGGACGCGGCGCGGGAACCGGTCGTCGAGGCCCGGCCCGGTCACGCACAGCACGGCATCGGTGTCCTCCGCCATGAACTTCAGTTCGGGCGGGGTGAGTTCCGGGTTGACCAGGACCGCGACGGCACCGAGTCGCGCGGTGCCGAGGAACGCCGTCACCCAGGCGACGGAGTCGGGCAGCGCGAGCAGCACCCGGTCGCCGGGGCCGACCCCGCGGTCCGCGAGAACGGTGGCCGCGCGGGCCGCGAGGTCGTGCACCTGGCCGTGGGTCCAGGTGCGGTGACCCTGGTGGAAGGCGGGCCGGTCGGTCCACGCGCGCCGCTCGGCGAGCGCGGCGAGCTGGGCCGCGAGGTTGCCGGGCGCCTCGGCGTCGGCGGGAATCAGCGTGGCCTGGGGTGTCGTCATCGGGCCGGCTCCTCCTCGGTGGCCGGGGCGGCGGTGTGCTCCCGGTAGGCGCGCATCGGGGCGGCGGTCTTCAGCAGCATCTCGTCGTACTCGGCGGCCGGGTCGGAGCCGAGGACGATCGCACCGCCGGCGCCGAGGTGCAGCTCGTCGCCGGCGATGACGGCGGTGCGGATGACGATGCTCAGGTCGGCGCCACCGCCGCAGCCGAAGTAGCCGAGGGCGCCGGAGTACACGCCGCGGGCCTCGGTCTCCAGGCCGTCGATGATCTCCATGGTGCGCAGCTTGGGCGCGCCGGTCATGGAGCCGCCCGGGAAGCAGGCGCGGACGCAGTCCACGGCGTCCGTGCCCTCGCTCAGCCGCCCCTCGACGGTCGAGACCAGCTGGTGCACGGTGGCGTACGTCTCGGTGGCCATGAGCCGGGTGACCCGTATGGATCCGGTCTCGCACACCCGGCCGAGGTCGTTGCGGAGCAGGTCGACGATCATGAGGTTCTCGGCGCGGGTCTTGTCGTCCACGGCCAGCGAGTGCCGCAGCCGTGCGTCCTGCGCCGGGTTCTCCCCGCGGGGGGCGGTGCCCTTGATGGGCCTGCCCTCCGCGACGCCGTCCGGGGTGATCCGCAGGAACCGCTCGGGCGAGGAGCCGGCCACCTCCAGGTCGCCGAACCTCAGGAACGCCGCGTAGGGGGCGGGGTTGACCCGGCGCAGTTCCCGGTAGAAGGCGTACGGGTCGCGCGGTGCCGGTAACCGGACGGCGTCGGTCAGGCAGACCTCGTAGCTGGTGCCCGCCCGGAGCGCGTCCTTGCAGGCCTCGATGTCCGCGAGGTAGGTGGCGCGGTCCCGGACGAGCCACGGCTCGGCGGCGGTGGGGTCGGCGCCGGGCTCGTCGCCCGGCGGTCCGGTCGCCGTGTCCTGGCCCGAGGGTCCGGAGACGAAGGTGAGCTGGGCCGTCGCGGCGTCCAGCCAGTCGGTCGCCTCCCGCGTGGCCTGCGGGGTGTCCTCGGCGAGGCAGACCGCGTAGGTGGCGCCCTCCTCGTGGTCCACCGCGATGATGCGGTCGGCGAACAGCCAGCAGGCGTCGGGGGTCCGGGCCCGGTGGCGGTTCACGGAGCCGCAGTCGGCCTTCGTCTCGTAGCCGAGGTAGCCGACATAGCCGCCGGTGAAGTCGAAGGGCAGTCCGGTGGCGTCGACGCGGCGGGTCGCGAGCTGCCGCTTGAGGTAGTCGAAGACGCTCGCGCGCACCTTGCGCGGGGGCCGCCCGGGCCGTTCGACCTCGCACACGCCGGCGTCGACGTCGTAGCGCACGAATTCCGCGAGCGGGCCGGTGCCGTCACCGAGGAACGAGAAGCGGGCGAGGCCCGGTTCGACGCGCGAGCTGTCGAGCCAGAACGCGCGCTGGGCGTCCGCGTACATCCGAGTGAACGCGGCCTCGGTGTCGACGGCGCCGGGCAGGCGGCGGTAGTGCAGGCGGTGGGCGGGTGACATGGCGCGGCGGGGTCGGGGGACGGCCGCGGAACGGGGAATGGTGGTGTTCTTCGTACGGGGTCTGCGGGCGCGCTCGGCGGTGAGGTTGCGGAAGTTCACGAGCATGCGGTGGCCGTAGTCGGTGAGCACGGACTCCGGGTGGAACTGCACGCCCCACAGCGGCCTGGTGCGGTGCCTCAGACCCATGACCACGCCGTCCTCGGCCCAGGCGGTGGCCTCCAGGGTGTCAGGCAGCGGCTCGGTGACGGCCAGCGAGTGGTAGCGCACGGCGGTGAAGTTCTGCGGCAGTCCGTGGAACAGGTCCCGACCGTCGTGCCGGACGGTCGACAGGTGCCCGTGCCGGGGCTGCGGTGCGGGCGCGATGCGGCCCCGCTCCCCCGCGGCGATGCCCTGGTGGCCGAGGCAGACCCCGAGCACGGGGACGCGGGAGTCGACGACGATCCGGGCGGCGATGCCGAAGTCCCTGGGTTCGGCGGGGTGTCCGGGTCCCGGCGAGATCACCACGTTGTCGAACTCCCCCAGGTCCGGCACGGCCTCGGCAGGGGTGTCGTTGAGGATCACCACCGGCTGCTCGCCGTTGACCTCGGCGAGCAGCTGGAACAGGTTGTACGTGTACGAGTCGTGATTGTCGATGAGCAGGGTCTTCACCCGCCCACCTCCCTTGCGTCGTTCTCGGACCTCAAGCGGTCTGCCGCTTGTGCCGTCCACGGAGCGCCTGGAGCGGCGGATACAGCCATTTCTTGAAGAAACGCTGGAGCCGTGGCATCAGAATCCATGTGACGAGGGCCGTCACACACAGGCACAGCAGCAGAGTGCGGATGAGAGGGTTGAGGCTGCCGAGATAGGGGAGCACTGTCAGATTGAACAGGAGCACGGGCGGGAAAACCGCGCTCATATTCACGAACCACAACTTCCATTTCGCCGGCGGGCCCGGCGCGGGTGGGGTCGGCTTCCGCGGTTCCTGGGAGTCGAACCAGACCCTGGAACCATGGACACTCCGTCGTCCCGTCTCCCGGGCGAGTCCTTCGACCCGGGCCGCCCACTGTGCCCGGACGAGGGAATTCCCCCAGGCGCGGACGGAGTCCTCGCTCCCGAAGCGCTAGATCACATGCCAGTCCGCCTCTCCGTCGACGAGCACCCCACCACCGAGAAAACCAGGCTGCTGCGCGGTCGCACGCAGCAGGGCCCATCCCCACGAGTGGAAATCGGCCTCGCGACCCGGCACCACCTCATATGCGAGGGTGACGGTAACGGGATTCCTGGTCACACCATCGAGTACGGAAGGATCTCGAGTCACGTTCAAACCTTCAACCAAGGTCATTTTGAGTGTCCGGAACGTGACTCTTGCTGTCGTTTGCTCCCCCTTGCCGCCTTCTGCCACCCCATACCGCGAGTAACTTCCGCCGAATTACTGAAACCGCTTGCCGTGCCTGCGGAAATGACTTATCGATCGCCGTCCGGCGCGGAAAAGGAATCAGGGCCGGCGCACGAGGACGCCGCCGGGTCGCAGGACCCGGCGGCGTCCTCGTCCACCAGCGGGTGGATCACCCTCGGTGCCCTCCGGTCAGCAGATCCGCGGCAGTTGCTCGCCGAGCGGCATGTCCACCACTCGCGTGCCACCCAGGCCGGTACGGGCCACCACCATGCCTGGATGGTCCCGGACCACCTCACCGATGATCGCGGCCTCGGCACCGCGCGGATGCGCCCGCATCGCGTCCACGACCGCGTCGGCGTGCTGGCGGGGCACGAACGCCACCAGCTTGCCCTCGTTGGCCACGTACATCGGGTCCAGGCCCAGCACGGCACAGGCGTTGGCGACGGCGGGAGGAACGGGGACCTTGCGCTCCTCGATGACGACCCCGGCGCCCGCGGCGGCGGCGACCTCGTTCAGGGCGGCCGCCAGCCCGCCCCGCGTGGGGTCCCGCAGCATGTGCAGGTCCCGGGTGACGGCGAGCATGGCGTCCACCAGTCCGCCGAGCGGCGCGCAGTCACTCACGATCTCCACGCCGAACTCCAGCCCCTCCCGCACACTCATGATCGCCACACCGTGCACGCCGATCGCACCGCTGACGATCACGACGTCACCGGGGACGACCCGCTGCGGTCGAAGGTCGACACCCGCCGGGATGAGCCCGATCCCGGCCGTGTTGATGTAGATGCCGTCGCCGTGGCCGGCCTCCACCACCTTGGTGTCGCCCGTCACCACCTCGACCCCGGCCGCCCGCGCGGCCGCGCCCAGCGCGTCGGCGACCCGGGTGACCGTGTCGATCTCGACGCCCTCCTCCAGGATGAACCCGCAGGAGAGGTAGGCCGCCCGGGCCCCGCTGACGGCGAGGTCGTTGACGGTGCCGTTGACGGCGAGGTCGCCGATGCTCCCGCCGGGGAAGAACAGCGGGCGCACCACGAAGGAGTCGGTGGAGAAGGCCAGGCGCAGGCCGCCGAGCGACAGGGCGGCGGCGTCGCCGAGCCGGTGCAGCACCTCGCCCCCGAACGCGGGCGCGAACACGTTCTGGACCAGTTCCGCGGACAGCGCCCCGCCCCCGCCGTGGCCCATCACGATGCGGGACTGGTCGCGCAGCGGGGCCGGGCAGGTCCAGGCCGCCGGGTCCGGCAGGGGCGCGGTCAGGTCGATGGCGTCAGACAACGGAGGTCGCCTCCCGGGCCGCAGGGGTGGTGTCCAGGCGCCGGTAGAGGTAGTACGCGGCGCAGGCGCCCTCGCTCGAGACCATCGTGGCGCCGAGCGGGGTGCGCGGGGTGCACACGGTGCCGAACGCCTCGCACTCGTGCGGCTTGAGCAGGCCCTGCAGCACCTCGCCGCTGCGGCACGCGGCCGGCTCCTCGGTCCGGATGCCCTCGACCGAGAAGCGGTGCTCGGCGTCGTAGTCGCGGTACTTGGCGGACAGCCGCCAGCCGCTGTCCGGGATCACGCCGATGCCGCGCCAGGAGCGGTCGGTGACCTCGAAGACGTCCTCCAGCATGGCCTTGGCCGCCGGGTTCCCCTCGGGGCGGACCGCGCGCGCGTAGGCGTTGTCGACGGTGTGCTCGCCGCGCTCCAGCTGGGCAACGGTCCGGCGCACGCCCTCCAGGACGTCGAGGGGTTCGAACCCGGTCACCACGATCGGGACCCGGTGGCGCTCGGCCAGTTCCGGGTACTCGTCGATCCCCATCACGCTGCACACGTGCCCCGCGGCCAAGAAGCCCTGCACCCGGCACTGTGGGGACCGCATGATGGCCTCGATCGCGGGCGGCACGCGCACATGGGAGACCAGCATGCTGAAGTTCGGGATGCCGAGCTTGCGCGCCTGATACACCGTCATCGCGTTGGGGGGCGCGGTCGTCTCGAAGCCGATGCCGAAGAACACCACCTGCCGGGCGGGGTTCTGCTGGGCGACCCTGAGGGCGTCGAGGGGGGAGTAGACGACCCGTACGTCTCCGCCCTCACCCCGCACCTGGAACAGGTCCCGCCCGGTCCCGGGCACGCGGAGCATGTCACCGAAGGAGCAGAAGATCACCTCGGGTCGGGAGGCGATCTCCAGCGCCTTGTCGATGACCTCCAGCGGGGTCACGCACACTGGGCAGCCGGGCCCGTGGATCAGTTCGACCTGGTCGGGCAGCAGCTGGTCGATGCCGTGGCGGATGATGCTGTGCGTCTGTCCGCCGCAGACCTCCATCAGCGCCCAGGGCCTGGTCACCGTGGAGTGGATCTCGTCGAGGAGCCGGCGTGCCAGATCCGGGTCCTGGAACTCGTCGATGTACTTCACTGCTTCCGCGCCTCCTCGCGTGCGGGCGGCAGCACCCCGCCCGCCTCCGCGGCCATTTCCCAGGGGTCGCCGAACTCCTCCTGCAGCATGCCGAGTTCGGCGAACAGCTCGAGCGTCTGCCGCGCCGACTCCTCGTCCAGGCGCTGCAGGGCGAAGCCGACGTGGACGATGGCGTACTCGCCGACCTGGAGGTCGGGCAGGTACTCCAGGCACACCTCCTTGACCACACCGCCGAAGTCGACGGTGGCCATCCGGGTGCCGTCACGTTCCTCGATGTCCAGCACTCTGCCGGGTACCGCCAGGCACATGGGCCTCTCCTCGCTGTGGGTGGTGCGTCGCCCGGCGCTGCCGGGACGGTCGGTCAGTCGGGGGCCGCCCCGGCACGTGCCGCGACGACGAGCTGGCCGAGGGCCAGGCCGCCGTCGCCCGGCGGGACAAGGTGGTGGCGCAGCACCGTGAAGCCGTCCGCGCCCAGCGCCCTCGCGCAGGCCGAGGAGAGCGGTGAGTTGAGGAACACGCCGCCGGTCAGGGCGACCATGTCCACTTGGTGCCGCTCCCGCCCGAGCGCGCACACGCGGTGCACCAGATGAGCGACGGCCCGATGGAAACGGGCCGCGATCAGGTCCGGTCCCATGCCCGCGCGCAGGTCGTCGACGATCGCGGCGAGGACGGGCGCCGGATCGGCCCGCAACGGGCCGATGCCCTCAGGGCCGCCGGTTCTCTCCGCGCCGCCGCTTCTCTCCGCGCCGCCGTCCGTCTCCGGCTCCCGTAGCGCGAACGCGTACGCGGAGGTGTCCCCCGCCGGTGCCCGAAGCGCGGCGGCCTCCAGCTCGACCGCGGCCTGGGCCTCGTATCCCGCCCGGTGGCAGACGCCGGCAAGGGACGACACCGCGTCGAACAGCCGGCCCATGCTGGACGTGGGAACGCAGTTCAGGTTCCGCTGCAACTGCCGTGCCAGCACCCGGCGTTCCTCGGGCGGGCAGGCGGCCACGCAGGGCAGCTCCGCGGACCACTCGAGGCCGGCGGCGCGCAGATGCGCGAGCGCCATACGGTACGGCCGGTGCACCGCGGCGTCGCCGCCGGGCAGCGACACATAGGCGAGATGGCCGAGTCGGGTGAATCCGTCGTAGTCCGCGAGCAGGAACTCCCCGCCCCACACGGCCCCGTCGTCGCCGTAGCCGGTGCCGTCGAAGGCCACGCCGAGCACCGGCCTGCTGCCGTCGAGTCCGTGTTCGGCCATCGCGGCGGCGACGTGGGCGTGGTGGTGCTGGACGCGGACGACGGGGCGGCCCACCGCGTTGCGGGCGGCCCACCGGGCGGATCGGTAGGCGGGATGCCGGTCGGCGGCAAGGAGCCGGGGCCGGACGGGGGTGATCGACTCCAGTTGGGCGACGGCACGTTCGAAGGCGTGCTGGGTGGCGAGGTCGTCCATGTCGCCGATGTGGGCGGACAGCCAGGCCCGGCGGTCCTCGCCGAGGCAGCAGACGTTCTTCAGGTCGCCGCCGACGGCGAGGGCCGGACGCACGGGAACGGGAAGGGTCAGCGGCAGGGGGGCGTAACCCCGGGCGCGGCGCACGATCAGCGGCCTGCCGTCGCACACGCGCACCACCGAGTCGTCGCACGGCACATGGATGGGCCGGTCGTGGGTGAGCCAGGCGTCGGCCAGATGCGCCAGCCGTTCGAGCGCCTCGTCGTCGTCGGTGACGATCGGCTCGCCGGAGACGTTGCCGCTCGTCATGACGAGCAGTCGCGGGCCCTCGGCGTCGCCGGGCAGGCCGAGCAGCAGATGGTGCACGGGGGTGTAGGGCAGCATGACGCCGAGGTCGGGGCTGCCGGGTGCGACGGCGTCGGCGGGTCGGCGGACTCCACGCGCGGGCGTCATGCGGCGCAGCAGCACGATGGGGCGGACGGTGCCGGTGAGCAGGCTCCGCTCCTCGTCGGTGAGCCGCACCAGGTGCGCGATGTCGTCCGTGTCCCGAGCCATCAGGGCGAACGGCTTGTCCCCGCGGGCCTTGCGGCTGCGCAGCCGGGCGACGGCGTCGGGGTCGGTGGCGTCGCAGGCCAGGTGGTAGCCGCCCAGGCCCTTGACGGCGAGGATCGCGCCGGACGCCAGCAGCCGGCGCGCCCCGATGACCGGGTCGGTGTCCGTGACCGGTCGCGGCGGGCCGTCGCCGTCCCGGGGGCGGACGAGCAGCCGCAGTCGTGGCCCGCAGGCGGAGCAGGCGACCGGCTGCGCGTGGAAGCGGCGGTCGGCGGGATCGGCGTACTCACGGGCGCAGTCGGTGCACATAGGGAAGCCGGCCATGGTGGTCGCCGCCCGGTCGTAGGGCAGGCCGGTGACGATCGTGAACCGGGGGCCGCAGTGCGTGCAGGTGATGAAGGGGTGGCGGTGGCGCCGGTCGGCGGGGTCCGCGAGCTCCCGCAGGCACGCGGCGCAGGTGGCGGTGTCGGGTGGGATCAGGGTGCCCGCGGGGCCGTCCGTGCGGGAGGCGAGGATGGTGAACGCGGTGTCGCCCGCGAGGGGCACGTCCTGGTGGTCGACGCGCTCGACGCGGGCCAGCGGTGGGGCGTCCTCGGCGATGCGGTCGCAGAACCGGTCGACGGCGGCGGGCGCCCCCTCGACCTCCGCGACGACGCCCTCGGGGGTGTTCGTGACATGTCCCGCCAGGCCGAGGGAGGTGGCGAGGGCGTGGACGTACGGCCGGAAGCCCACGCCCTGCACCACGCCCCGTACGGTGACCCTGCGGCGCAGCGGCGCCTGGACGGCGACGGCCGTCGGGGGCGGAGCGCTCACGAGCGGGACTGCGCCAGGGCGCCGGCGCGGTCCGCGTGGTCATGGGTGTGGCCGTGGGCCGGCCGGGCCATGACGGGGGTGTGCAGGGGGACGCCGTCCGCGGCGGCCAGCGCCCGGTCGAGCAGGACGCCGGGCCCCAGATCCCGGCGGGCGGAGGTGAGCAGCACCTCCACACCGGGGTTGACCTGCTCGACGTTCGCACGGAACGCCGCCAGGTCGAAGGCGACGGCCTCGGCGATGTCGGTCTTGGTGACCACCACCAGGTGGGCGAGGCCGAAGGCGGTGGGGTACTTCAGCGGCTTGTCCTCGCCCTCCGTCACGGAGGCGAGGACGACGCGCAGCGTCTCCCCCAGGTCGTAGGATGCCGGGCAGACGAGGTTGCCGACGTTCTCCACGAACAGCAGCCGGGTCCCCTCCGGCAGCCATCCCTGGAGGTGGCGGGCGAGCATGTCGGCCTCCAGGTGGCACAGTCCGTCGGTGAGGACCTGCTTGACCGGCACGCCCGAACGCGCCAGCCGTGTGGCGTCGTTCTCGGTGGCGAGGTCGGCGGTGAGCGCCGCGACCGGCACGGACCGCTCCCGTGCCAGCACGAGTTCGCGTTCGAGGAGGGCGGTCTTGCCGCTGCCCGGGCTGGACAGCAGGTTGACGACGGTGGTGCCGCGGGCCGCGAGCTCCGCGCGCAGGGTGTGCGCGGCCTGGTCGTTCTTGGCGAGTACGGCCTGCTGCAGGTCGACCACTCGGCACATGGTTCAGCGCTCCTCGGGGACGGTTTCGCGGGTGGGTGCGTGCGTCCGGGCGTCCTCCCAGTGCACGCTGACGATCTGCAGTTCGCGGCCCGACAGCAGGTCGATGGCGGCGCCGTCGCACCGCGGGCAGCTCAGCAGGGGCGGCATGCCTACGGCCCATTCGTTCGCGCACGGCTGGCAGCGGGCCCGCCCCGGGACCTCGTCGGTGACGAGTTCGGCGCCCTCCAGCAGGGTCCCGGCGCAGGCCAGTTCGAAGCAGAAGGACAGGGCGTCGGGTACGACACCGGCGAGTTCACCCACCTGGAGCCGTACCGAACGCACCGCCGTGACGTCACCGGCCCGCTCGGCCGCCTCTTCCACCTGGCCGATCACCGCCAGCGCGATGGACATCTCGTGCATGGGTCTCCGTCCCGGCGAAGGCCGGGTCCCCGCCCCGTGGGGACGGGGACCGCGTGCGCGGCCCGCCGGGAACCATTAGAGGTGAGGCACCCCGGGCCCGTGGACCGGCGCGCCGTCGCCGCCCGGCGGCGTACGCCGTTCGCCGCACAGCATCTCCTCGATCAGCCGGACGGCCTCGGGGACCGCGGCGGACACGGGCGGGCTGAGCCCGACGCGCTCCTCCACGGCGGCCGGTTCGCAGCCGACCACCAGCGTGCGGCGCGGCGGTTCGGCTCCGGTTCCGGCGCACAGGGTGCTCAGCAGGGCGAGTACGGCGTCGGGGGTCATCCGGTGGCCGTCGATCGTGGCCGCTTCGACATCGTCGGCGCCGGTGTCGTCGTGCTCGATGACGTACAGGGTGCCGGGGGCCTCGCCGCGCGCGGTGGCGTCCACGAGGATCAGGGTGTCGTAGCCGTCGAGGAGCTGGTAGGCGAGGTGCACTCCGCGCACCCCGATGTCCACCACCTCGACGTGTGCGGGCAGTCGGCGCCGGGTGAGCGCTTGGACGGTCTCCACGCCGAAGCCGTCGTCCCCGAGGAAGACGTTCCCGATGCCGGCGACGAGGACGGTGCCGCTCATACGTGGCCCTCCAGCGGGGTGACCTCGTCGAGGCGGAAGTAGTGGAAGGTTCCCCGCTCGCGGCGGACGTCGGCGCCCGGGTCGTCGTCCACGGTCACCGCCAGGTGGACCGAGCCGTCCACGTCGTGCCGCACGGCCTCGACGGTCGCGGGGCGGCCGCGCAGGAACACGTCCTGGGCGTCGGTACGCCGCAGCCCCGGGTTGAGCCGCACCCGGCTCCCGGGACCCACCGGCCGCCCGTTCACCACGATCCGCCCGCCCTCCGGTTCGCCGCCGGGCTCGCCCACCGGGTCCCGCCACGGCGTGTCCGCAGGCGGCACGCCCTGCGGATCGGTCCTCGGGTGGTCCTCCAGGACGACCGGTGAGGACAGCATCACGTCGGCGCGGCCCGGTTCGCCGGAGAGGACGGGCCAGGTGTGCAGATTGCGGCAGGACGCGATCGCGGCCCGGGCCCACTCGGGGGGATCGCTCATCGACAGGAAGGAGCCGGCGCTCAGCCCCATCAGCAGATGAGTGGAGATCAGGGAGTGCGGCAGTGCCGCGCCCCGGTCGGCACTCTCCCCGGCCTCGGGCGCCCAGACGCTGGTGTTCTCGACCACGGCGGTGAGTCGCAGGAGCGGGCAGGGCCCCTCGACCCGGTGTGCGGACAGCCGCAGCAGACCGCGGATCTCCTCGCCCTGGCGGACCGTTCGGCCGACGACCCGGCCGTCCTCGTCGAGGATCTGCTCGCACTCCTCCCCCGCCCGGCGGCCGAAGGCGACGATGACCCCGTCACCGTCGGTGAGCTCGTCCACGGTGACGACCGCCTCGACGCGCTCCTCGGTGCCCTCGTCGCAGGACACCAGGAGCCTTTCGTCCAGCCGGAGTTCGGCCACCGTCTCGAAATCACCGTCGGAGCAGCTCCGTTGCACCATGCGCCGCCGGGCGCGCAGGAAGCGCAACTCCACCGCGAGGGTGGCGCCGGGTCCCGGCTCCATCAGGCATTCGGTGTGCTGGAAGTCGTACTCCTCGCTGCCCGCGCCCCAGGCGGGCGGTACGAGCACCCCGCACTGCCTGCGCAGCCGGGCGCCAGGGGCGGAGGTCCGATAGGGGTGGAGCGGGCAGCCCTCGAAGAGGACGGCGTCCGCCACCTTCCGGGCGAGGGCGAAGCGGGCCTCCATCTGCGGGGCGAACGCGGTCACGCTCATGGCGGTCCTTCCGGTGGTGCCGGCTACGGAGTGCGCTCGTCGGCGGACCGGACGGGTTCCGCCGTGGTGCGGGGGCCGGTGGCCTGGGCCAGGTGCGGGGGCGTGCACGACGGCTTCTCCTTGCGGACGAAGGCGCGTCTCAGTGCGTGGTAGGGGGCGTCCGGGTCGTGGAAGACACGGTGCATCGCGGCCAGCTCCCGTTCCCTGAAGTCGGACAAGGGCTCGGTGCTCTCCTGGCGCTCCAGTGCCTCCTTCTTCGCCGCGATCCGTGCCCGTGTCCCCGGCAGCGACGCCAGCCGTGCCGCCAGCCGGCCGGCCTCCGCGGCGAAGTCCTGTGGCGCGCACTCGACCACCCGGTCGACGAGCCCGAGGCCGAGGGCGCCGGCGGCGCTCATCGGCAGCGCCTCGCGCACGATGCGGTCGGCCGCGGCGGCGCCCACTCTGCGGGGCAACGTGTACGTCCAGTACTCCGAGCCGGTGAGGCCCATCAGCCGGTAGTGCGGGTTCAGTACGCAGCCGGAGCGGCACCACACCTCGTCGGCGGCCAGGGCCAGCATCGCGCCGCCCGCCGCCGCGTTGCCCGCGAGTGCGGCTACCACCAGCCGGTCCGTGGTCGTCAGGACCGCCTCGACCAGGTCGTCGATGGCGTTGATGTTCGCCCAGGACTCGGCCGCCGGGTCCTCGGCCGCCTCGATGACGCCCAGGTGGATCCCGTTGGAGAAGAAGTCCCGCTGCCCGCCGAGCACCAGCACCGAGGTGGGGCGCGCGCAGGCCTGGCGGTAGGCGTCCAGGAGGCGCCGGCACTGTGTGGTGCTCATCGCGCCGCCCGGGAAGGAGAACGAGAGGAAGCCGACGCCGCCCTCCTCCCGGTAGCGGATGTCCGTCCAGGTGGGCCACCGCGCGCCCGGCGGGACGGGCAGCTCGGGCAGCGCGGGCAGCCGGTCGCCGAGGGCCTGCACGGCGGGGAGCT of Streptomyces cynarae contains these proteins:
- a CDS encoding HypC/HybG/HupF family hydrogenase formation chaperone, coding for MCLAVPGRVLDIEERDGTRMATVDFGGVVKEVCLEYLPDLQVGEYAIVHVGFALQRLDEESARQTLELFAELGMLQEEFGDPWEMAAEAGGVLPPAREEARKQ
- the hypD gene encoding hydrogenase formation protein HypD — its product is MKYIDEFQDPDLARRLLDEIHSTVTRPWALMEVCGGQTHSIIRHGIDQLLPDQVELIHGPGCPVCVTPLEVIDKALEIASRPEVIFCSFGDMLRVPGTGRDLFQVRGEGGDVRVVYSPLDALRVAQQNPARQVVFFGIGFETTAPPNAMTVYQARKLGIPNFSMLVSHVRVPPAIEAIMRSPQCRVQGFLAAGHVCSVMGIDEYPELAERHRVPIVVTGFEPLDVLEGVRRTVAQLERGEHTVDNAYARAVRPEGNPAAKAMLEDVFEVTDRSWRGIGVIPDSGWRLSAKYRDYDAEHRFSVEGIRTEEPAACRSGEVLQGLLKPHECEAFGTVCTPRTPLGATMVSSEGACAAYYLYRRLDTTPAAREATSVV
- the hypE gene encoding hydrogenase expression/formation protein HypE, with the translated sequence MSDAIDLTAPLPDPAAWTCPAPLRDQSRIVMGHGGGGALSAELVQNVFAPAFGGEVLHRLGDAAALSLGGLRLAFSTDSFVVRPLFFPGGSIGDLAVNGTVNDLAVSGARAAYLSCGFILEEGVEIDTVTRVADALGAAARAAGVEVVTGDTKVVEAGHGDGIYINTAGIGLIPAGVDLRPQRVVPGDVVIVSGAIGVHGVAIMSVREGLEFGVEIVSDCAPLGGLVDAMLAVTRDLHMLRDPTRGGLAAALNEVAAAAGAGVVIEERKVPVPPAVANACAVLGLDPMYVANEGKLVAFVPRQHADAVVDAMRAHPRGAEAAIIGEVVRDHPGMVVARTGLGGTRVVDMPLGEQLPRIC
- the pabB gene encoding aminodeoxychorismate synthase component I, with the protein product MKTLLIDNHDSYTYNLFQLLAEVNGEQPVVILNDTPAEAVPDLGEFDNVVISPGPGHPAEPRDFGIAARIVVDSRVPVLGVCLGHQGIAAGERGRIAPAPQPRHGHLSTVRHDGRDLFHGLPQNFTAVRYHSLAVTEPLPDTLEATAWAEDGVVMGLRHRTRPLWGVQFHPESVLTDYGHRMLVNFRNLTAERARRPRTKNTTIPRSAAVPRPRRAMSPAHRLHYRRLPGAVDTEAAFTRMYADAQRAFWLDSSRVEPGLARFSFLGDGTGPLAEFVRYDVDAGVCEVERPGRPPRKVRASVFDYLKRQLATRRVDATGLPFDFTGGYVGYLGYETKADCGSVNRHRARTPDACWLFADRIIAVDHEEGATYAVCLAEDTPQATREATDWLDAATAQLTFVSGPSGQDTATGPPGDEPGADPTAAEPWLVRDRATYLADIEACKDALRAGTSYEVCLTDAVRLPAPRDPYAFYRELRRVNPAPYAAFLRFGDLEVAGSSPERFLRITPDGVAEGRPIKGTAPRGENPAQDARLRHSLAVDDKTRAENLMIVDLLRNDLGRVCETGSIRVTRLMATETYATVHQLVSTVEGRLSEGTDAVDCVRACFPGGSMTGAPKLRTMEIIDGLETEARGVYSGALGYFGCGGGADLSIVIRTAVIAGDELHLGAGGAIVLGSDPAAEYDEMLLKTAAPMRAYREHTAAPATEEEPAR
- a CDS encoding AMP-binding protein; translation: MTTPQATLIPADAEAPGNLAAQLAALAERRAWTDRPAFHQGHRTWTHGQVHDLAARAATVLADRGVGPGDRVLLALPDSVAWVTAFLGTARLGAVAVLVNPELTPPELKFMAEDTDAVLCVTGPGLDDRFPRRVRLGADQLVALTRTAPPTTAAHQADRHTPLYIQYTSGTTGRPKGVVHGHGDPKAYHDLIGRRLLRITPDDVTLSVSKLFFAYGFGNAFVFPLFSGSSAVLVDRHPNPAVVDELVVRHRVTLLYSVPSQYAALVAERADGHEACFASVRAAVSAGEGLPAGLGRRITDLLGAPVLEQIASTEAGHAFCANSFDHDHPRTVGRPVPGFEVEVRDHAGRPLPDGEEGELWVRGPTVTPGYLGRPEETARTLVGGWLATRDRARRNPDGTFTHLGRADDMEMVGGITVSPLEVEALLRTHPAVKEVAVAAVTDHRGAGRLRAFVVPVTPIPVGLEADLICLARENLAAFKVPRGVSFVPSLPRTPTGKLRRHQVRRGAW
- the hypF gene encoding carbamoyltransferase HypF; the protein is MSAPPPTAVAVQAPLRRRVTVRGVVQGVGFRPYVHALATSLGLAGHVTNTPEGVVAEVEGAPAAVDRFCDRIAEDAPPLARVERVDHQDVPLAGDTAFTILASRTDGPAGTLIPPDTATCAACLRELADPADRRHRHPFITCTHCGPRFTIVTGLPYDRAATTMAGFPMCTDCAREYADPADRRFHAQPVACSACGPRLRLLVRPRDGDGPPRPVTDTDPVIGARRLLASGAILAVKGLGGYHLACDATDPDAVARLRSRKARGDKPFALMARDTDDIAHLVRLTDEERSLLTGTVRPIVLLRRMTPARGVRRPADAVAPGSPDLGVMLPYTPVHHLLLGLPGDAEGPRLLVMTSGNVSGEPIVTDDDEALERLAHLADAWLTHDRPIHVPCDDSVVRVCDGRPLIVRRARGYAPLPLTLPVPVRPALAVGGDLKNVCCLGEDRRAWLSAHIGDMDDLATQHAFERAVAQLESITPVRPRLLAADRHPAYRSARWAARNAVGRPVVRVQHHHAHVAAAMAEHGLDGSRPVLGVAFDGTGYGDDGAVWGGEFLLADYDGFTRLGHLAYVSLPGGDAAVHRPYRMALAHLRAAGLEWSAELPCVAACPPEERRVLARQLQRNLNCVPTSSMGRLFDAVSSLAGVCHRAGYEAQAAVELEAAALRAPAGDTSAYAFALREPETDGGAERSGGAERTGGPEGIGPLRADPAPVLAAIVDDLRAGMGPDLIAARFHRAVAHLVHRVCALGRERHQVDMVALTGGVFLNSPLSSACARALGADGFTVLRHHLVPPGDGGLALGQLVVAARAGAAPD